In Marinobacterium sp. LSUCC0821, the DNA window CACGCCCGATGCAAGGGTTTAAAGAGGCGATCGAAGATCTTCGCTTGATCCTTGAAGAGCGTGAAGCCGAGTACCAGCAAGCAGACTATGCACTAGACACAACTGCACGTGATATTAATGATTGCCTAAGTGAGCTGCGCAAACTCTCTAGCCCATTTTTGCAGCCAAGCTCAAAGGCCTAAGGAGCGAGCATGAATGTTTCACAAGCGCTACTGCAGCGAAAAACCGTTCGTGCTTTTACAAATAAGCCGGTTGAGCCTGCGCTGATTAAATCGATTTTGCAGCGAGCCTCGCGAGCACCTTCTAACGGAAACATTCAGCCGTGGAAAATATATGCGGTTACAGGCTCAACGCTTGAGCAGATAAAACAGGAGGCGGTATCTAGACATGAGTCTGGCCTTCCACCTGATGAACCAGAATACACCGTCTACCCGATGCCGCTTCCAGCAGAGTATAACCAGAGACGCAAAGCGATTGGCGAAGATCTTTATAACCTCCTGGGTGTAACCCGCGAAGACAAAGCTGGTCGTCAACGGCAATTCGCAGAGAACGGTCGTATGTTTGGGGCACCGGTAGCTCTGTTCGCTTATGTGGATCGTCAATTAAGCCTTGGCCAGTGGATGGATCTTGGTATGTTCCTACAGAGCGTGATGCTTCTTTGTGAAGAGGAGGGTCTTGCGAGCTGTGCACAGGGATACTGGAGTTTCTTCCACACTATCGTCAACAAGGCGACCAAAGCTCCCGACGAGCTCATGCTCGCCTGCGGATTGGCGATTGGTTACGAAGATAAAGAGGCTAAGATTAACTCTCTCGTTGCCACTCGCCTTGCTGTTGATGGATTCACAACGTTTCTGGATTAGAGCGCGACTGCGGGCATTCTTACTAGAGTCCCCGCCACCTCACAAATAACACTGAGCTGATCTGTTTCATAGTGAAGCGTCACTAGCTCTTCGGTATCGGTTTTTAAAAGATCAGCCCGCGCCACTTTAAATTCATAGTCCGAATCGGTATCGGTAATAAACGAGACCATAGTGTGGTCCACGATCACACCATATTGGGTAATCTCGATCTCAACGAACTTCGATTTCTCAGTTCCTAGATGTGCGAGCAGTTCCCGCCAATGATGCTTTGGAAAGATACCTTTAGCCATTGTATTAGACCGCCAGGGGAGGTCGACTGAGCTCTTCAGAAAAGTTACTCATCAACAATCTCTGCACCAGTGTTTCCATCTCTTGTGCTGCTGGAGTCAGTGGCATACCGCGCACTCTAACGATGCCCAGCGTTGCCATAGGCGGTAGCGGCTGAATCGCAAAAGGTTCGAGCCCCTGCCCCGATAAGGAATCACTCATGTAACGGGTAGGACCAAATCCTATTAGATCCGTTCTCCGCATCATCTCCAGCATAATTTGTGGCGAGGTGCACTGCACGATCTCTTTGGGTCGGGGAAGTCCTTGCTCATCCAACCAAGACAAAAGACCATTTGAGCTACTCCCTAAAGAGATATTCAACACCCAGCTCGCCTCTAAAAGCTTTTCCCAATCCTGCTCTTTGGCTAGCGGATGCCCCTTGCGACCGGTAACTGCAATAGAGACATTGCAGAGCGGGGTAAACACAAGTTCTGTTGGCAATTCACTTTGCGTGGCAATGGCGACACCAAAATCGAGATGCCCTTCAATCAGCCCTGGGACAATAGTGGTTAAAAGCCCTTCCGTCAGAACCAAATCTGCATCTGGAAGTTTATGTTTAAACTGACGGTAAATGTCCGGAAATACGGTAGAAGAGACCACGGGCGTAATACCAATAGAGACTTTAGCCCCCTTACCACCACTAATTTGAGCAACTTCATCCTTCGCACGCTCTATAGTGGCGAGAATCATCCTTGCACGTTTAAGAAGCGCATCGCCTGCAGGAGTAAAACTTATCCCGCGATAACTGCGCGAAAGCAGCTCTGCACCAAAATTTTCTTCAAGCTCTTTCATTGAACGGGTCAGCGCACTTTGGCTGGTGCCCAGCTCTGCAGCTGCACTTCGAATAGAGCCTGTATCAGCAATTTTGACCAGTGCTCTGATTTGTTGGTTCTTCATAGTAGTGACACCAAAATTAGATCGCCAAACCAAAAATATTATCTATTTGTTTTCACTGCAACCCTTTACTCTTTAAAAACAGAAAAATAAAAGTAATAGCAATGAAAGATCTAGACATTAAATCGATGAAAGAGTGGCGACATGCCATTCATGCCAACCCAGAACTTGGCTTTGAAGAGCACCAGACCAGTGAGTTTGTACTCTCCTTGCTCAAGAGCTGGGGCTACCAAGTGACAACAGGCTTAGCGGTAACTGGCCTAGTTGCACAACGTGTCTTTGGTGACGGGAGCGGCCCAAAGATTGGCCTGCGTGCAGATATGGATGCACTCCCTCTTCAAGAGCTCACAGGACTACCTTGGCAAAGCAAAAGTGCTGGCAAAATGCATGCCTGCGGGCATGATGGCCACACAGCCATTTTGCTGGGTGCCGCTAAGTACATCAGTCAGATGGATACAAGCGCATTCAACGGCACACTCAATCTTATCTTCCAACCTGCAGAAGAGGTCGGGGGCGGCGGTGGCGCTCAATGCATGATCGATGACGGACTATTTGACCGTTTTCCTTGTGATGCAATCTTTGGTCTACACAACTACCCAGGCGTTCCTGTAGGGCATTGTGAACTCCGTGCCGGCTCATTCATGTGCTCATCTGATGTAGTACGTTTAACCTTCTCTGGCAAAGGTGGCCACGGTGGTTTACCGCAAATGGCGATTGACCCAACACAACCGCTAGCAGCAACCATCACTGGCCTTCAGTCAATCATCAGTCGCAATATTGACCCACTCGATACGGGCGTTATAAGCGTAGGGCGCATTCAGGCTGGCCATACCTATAACATCATTCCTGAGACCGCTCTTCTTGAGTTGAGTGTACGCGCTCTGCAACCAAGCGTAAGAGATCGTCTTCAACAACGTATTGAAGCGCTAGCTAAATCTCAAGCTGCAGCCTACGAGTGTACTGTAGATATCAGTTATGAGATGGGTTACCCAGTTCTCATTAATGATGAAGCATCCGCACAATTGATAAGTGAAGTAGCTACTCATCTCTTTGGAGAAGAAAAAGTAGATGCGAAAGCAAGACCACTCACGGGCAGCGAGGACTTTGCCTACATGCTGCAAAAAGTCCCTGGCTGTTACTTTCTAATAGGAAATGGTGACAACGGATTTGATGGCGGTGAACATAGGCAAGGGCCTTGTAGTGTTCACAACCCTCATTACGATTTCAATGACGAAGCACTCGATACTGGTGCCCAAGTATGGGTGGCTCTGGTCGAAAAATTGTTCAGCGAAAAATAAAATAAAAAACAAACGAGGATATAAAAGATGAACCTCTCAAACAAAATAGCAACGACCCTAACAGCTGCAACACTTGCTGCCTCAATCACGGCACAGGCACAAGCAGCGACACTAACCATGTCGAACTGGGTACCACCTGCACACTTTGTCAGCGGCATTCTGAAAGATTGGGCTGATGATGTTAAAGAAGCCACTGATGGTCGCGTTGAAATTCGCATCCTGCCTAAGGCAGTAGGTAGCCCGCCACAGCATTGGGAGCTTGCACGTAAAGGCGTAGCCGATATCACTTGGGGTAACTGGACATACGAACCAGAGCGTTTTAAAGCAGTATGGTTTGCGGAAGTTCCAGGTGTCGGTGATAGCGCAGAAGCGTCCTCTCTAGCTCTTTGGGATACCTATGAGAAGTACCTAGATAGCAACTCTGCTTTCGATGGTGTGAAAGTACTTGGCGTCGGTACTCTAGGCCCTGGTGTAATCAACCACGGCTCTAAAGCTATGGTGAACCCAAGCGACTTTGAGAACCAGAAGTTCCGCATGGGTGGCCCAATCCAGAAAGTACTGATTGAATCACTCGGTGCAATTCCTGTAGCAGCTCCAGGACCTAAAGCCTATGAGATGCTTAACAGCGGTGTAATCGACGGCTCTCTACACCCAATGGAGTCTGTAGTTAACTTCCGAGTTGATGGCGTACTGACAAACCACACTAAGATTCCTGGCGGTTTCTACGATGCAACCTTCTTCCTTGCTATGAATGAAGGCAAATTCAATAAGCTATCGGCTGCGGACCAAAAAGCAGTAATGGAAGTGTCTGGCGCTGCGTTCGCTCGCCTATGGGGAAGCACCTTCGATAGCCAAAGTGCAGCAGCTGAAGTGAAATTGCGCGCATCAAAGGACCATACGTTTAGTGAACCATCTAAGGAGCTATTGACGCTGATTAGCAACTCTCGAGAACAGTTACTATCTGACTGGGCAGCAGACGCAGTGAACTTCGGCATCAATAACCCAATGGAGATGGTAAAGTACCACCAGGACAGCTACCGCAAGCACGCGGCTAAGTAATTCTGAAAATACGGCTGCCCCTAAAAAGGCAGCCGTTGTCGTCTCTGGAGATAGTAATGAAATCCCTAATAGGCAAAGCATTCAAAGGTATAGAGATCATATTAATGCTCTCACTGTTTGCCATGGTTGCCCTAACCTTTGCAGATGTAATTGGGCGTCGATTCTTTGATGCACCAATTTACGGCGCACACGACCTTACTGAACACCTCATGGCCGTAATTGTATTTTCAGGCCTACCTTTACTCACATCAGCAAGAGGACACCTCTGCGTTGACCTTCTAGACCGCTGGTTACTCCAAGATTCGATGCGCTGGTGGCACCACCTTATCCAACTTCTACTAACCTGCGCACTTGCCCTAATTGGCTATCAGTTTGTGATTGCAGCAATGGACGCAAAAGAGATTATTGAAGTGAGCCACGAGCTGCTAATACCAAGAGAATATATGTACTACCTAATGGCAACTGGCGCCTTTGCTAGCGCCGCAACAAGTCTTATGCCGAAACGTACCCATGAGGCAATAAACACCGAGGAGGCACTATGACACTCGGACTAATCGCATTAGCACTTGTACTTGTTTTAGCATTCCTTCGCGTACCCCTAGCCTTTTCACTACTTACTGTTAGTTTCTTTGGTATCGCGTGGGATTATGGCTACTCCACCTCTATCACAATGCTGTCGATGACCATATCTGAGGCTGTCTTCTCATATGATCTTGCAGTCGTTCCACTATTTATTCTGATGGGTAACATTCTCTCTAAGACAGGCATTGCAGCAGACCTATTCAGAGCTGCTAACGCCTACCTTGGAAGAGTACGTGGCGGCCTAGCACTATCAACCATGGTGACTTGCGCGGGCTTCAGTGCAGTGTGTGGTTCAAGCCTTGCAACCGCAGCGACCATGTCGAAAGTGGCTTACCCTAGCATGAAGAAGTATGGCTACTCAGATTCTCTAGCCTCAGCATCTATTGCTGCGGGTGGCACGCTTGGCATCCTAATACCGCCATCAATTATATTGATGATCTATGGCATTTTGACGCAAACCAACATTGGTGAGCTATTTATTGCAGGCGTTGTACCTGGAATGCTAGGGGTGGGTTTATACCTTCTAGCCATCTATATCGTCGCTATATTTAAGCCAGAACACGCACCACGTGGAGAGGGTTCGACGATTCAAGAGAAGATTGCATCCCTGAAGGGCGTATGGCCATTCTTCATGCTATTTTTCCTGATCTTTGGAGGAATATACGCAAAATTCTTCACACCTACAGAAGCAGCTGGAATGGGAGCAGGCTTTGCCTTAATTATTTCCCTAGTTCAGCGTCGTATGAGTTGGAGCGCATTTAGACATATCTTTCTAGATTCAGCATTTACTTCAGTCATGCTCTACACCGTTCTGTTTGGTGCAATGCTATTTGCAAAACTGGTCTCATTCTCTGGTTTGGCAGAAGGGATTCTCGATGCAGTTCAATCTTCAGGCCTATCAAGTTATGAACTCATCGCAGCCATTATGTTGATCTTCTTATTATTAGGTTGTGTCATGGACTCGTTGGCGATCATACTTATCTGTGTACCGCTATTCGTCCCACTAGTGACTGCAAATGGTTTCGATCTCGTTTGGTTCGGTATAGTCGTTGTAGTTGTTACAGAGATAGCACTAATCACACCACCTATAGGTATGAATGTGTTTGTGTTGAAGGCAACTCTACCGAATGTAGCCTTCCAAGATATCTTCAAGGGCCTAATACCTTTCATTACTGTAGATCTATTGAGGCTAATCCTACTGATTGCCTTCCCATCGATCTCACTAACACTTGTGGGTATGATGAATTAATCAGCATTCACGAGCGCACAAGGGAGAAATCAGTTCTCCCTCTTTTTGTATATGCAGTTTGCATATCGATAAGAGTAAAAAATTTAGACAATAAAAAACCCGGCAATAGCCGGGTTTTTATATTTGATCTACTTCTTAGTCTTCAGAAGACTCAGAAGCCGCTGCAGGACGATCAACTAGTTCTACGTAAGCCATAGGTGCAGAGTCGCCA includes these proteins:
- a CDS encoding nitroreductase, whose translation is MNVSQALLQRKTVRAFTNKPVEPALIKSILQRASRAPSNGNIQPWKIYAVTGSTLEQIKQEAVSRHESGLPPDEPEYTVYPMPLPAEYNQRRKAIGEDLYNLLGVTREDKAGRQRQFAENGRMFGAPVALFAYVDRQLSLGQWMDLGMFLQSVMLLCEEEGLASCAQGYWSFFHTIVNKATKAPDELMLACGLAIGYEDKEAKINSLVATRLAVDGFTTFLD
- a CDS encoding LysR family transcriptional regulator: MKNQQIRALVKIADTGSIRSAAAELGTSQSALTRSMKELEENFGAELLSRSYRGISFTPAGDALLKRARMILATIERAKDEVAQISGGKGAKVSIGITPVVSSTVFPDIYRQFKHKLPDADLVLTEGLLTTIVPGLIEGHLDFGVAIATQSELPTELVFTPLCNVSIAVTGRKGHPLAKEQDWEKLLEASWVLNISLGSSSNGLLSWLDEQGLPRPKEIVQCTSPQIMLEMMRRTDLIGFGPTRYMSDSLSGQGLEPFAIQPLPPMATLGIVRVRGMPLTPAAQEMETLVQRLLMSNFSEELSRPPLAV
- a CDS encoding M20 aminoacylase family protein, which produces MKDLDIKSMKEWRHAIHANPELGFEEHQTSEFVLSLLKSWGYQVTTGLAVTGLVAQRVFGDGSGPKIGLRADMDALPLQELTGLPWQSKSAGKMHACGHDGHTAILLGAAKYISQMDTSAFNGTLNLIFQPAEEVGGGGGAQCMIDDGLFDRFPCDAIFGLHNYPGVPVGHCELRAGSFMCSSDVVRLTFSGKGGHGGLPQMAIDPTQPLAATITGLQSIISRNIDPLDTGVISVGRIQAGHTYNIIPETALLELSVRALQPSVRDRLQQRIEALAKSQAAAYECTVDISYEMGYPVLINDEASAQLISEVATHLFGEEKVDAKARPLTGSEDFAYMLQKVPGCYFLIGNGDNGFDGGEHRQGPCSVHNPHYDFNDEALDTGAQVWVALVEKLFSEK
- a CDS encoding TRAP transporter substrate-binding protein; its protein translation is MNLSNKIATTLTAATLAASITAQAQAATLTMSNWVPPAHFVSGILKDWADDVKEATDGRVEIRILPKAVGSPPQHWELARKGVADITWGNWTYEPERFKAVWFAEVPGVGDSAEASSLALWDTYEKYLDSNSAFDGVKVLGVGTLGPGVINHGSKAMVNPSDFENQKFRMGGPIQKVLIESLGAIPVAAPGPKAYEMLNSGVIDGSLHPMESVVNFRVDGVLTNHTKIPGGFYDATFFLAMNEGKFNKLSAADQKAVMEVSGAAFARLWGSTFDSQSAAAEVKLRASKDHTFSEPSKELLTLISNSREQLLSDWAADAVNFGINNPMEMVKYHQDSYRKHAAK
- a CDS encoding TRAP transporter small permease, translated to MKSLIGKAFKGIEIILMLSLFAMVALTFADVIGRRFFDAPIYGAHDLTEHLMAVIVFSGLPLLTSARGHLCVDLLDRWLLQDSMRWWHHLIQLLLTCALALIGYQFVIAAMDAKEIIEVSHELLIPREYMYYLMATGAFASAATSLMPKRTHEAINTEEAL
- a CDS encoding TRAP transporter large permease; this encodes MTLGLIALALVLVLAFLRVPLAFSLLTVSFFGIAWDYGYSTSITMLSMTISEAVFSYDLAVVPLFILMGNILSKTGIAADLFRAANAYLGRVRGGLALSTMVTCAGFSAVCGSSLATAATMSKVAYPSMKKYGYSDSLASASIAAGGTLGILIPPSIILMIYGILTQTNIGELFIAGVVPGMLGVGLYLLAIYIVAIFKPEHAPRGEGSTIQEKIASLKGVWPFFMLFFLIFGGIYAKFFTPTEAAGMGAGFALIISLVQRRMSWSAFRHIFLDSAFTSVMLYTVLFGAMLFAKLVSFSGLAEGILDAVQSSGLSSYELIAAIMLIFLLLGCVMDSLAIILICVPLFVPLVTANGFDLVWFGIVVVVVTEIALITPPIGMNVFVLKATLPNVAFQDIFKGLIPFITVDLLRLILLIAFPSISLTLVGMMN